Proteins encoded by one window of Ignavibacteriota bacterium:
- a CDS encoding type I restriction enzyme HsdR N-terminal domain-containing protein, producing the protein MNNVRLFGNFDIKSIKTNPDFKEDSVREVIILPILKELGYSQDNIIRSKTLQHPYLKIGSKKRPINLIPDYSLKVENNFAFVLDAKAPDQKIINDDNVEQVYSYASHPEIRSIYFSLCNGLEFSVFRTTDTGNPLLHFQVEDIEDNWDNLKLLLSPDSFQIGKSFSYDFAFPQNKAKSDFDYNKCTLPRGITVEKQKAKRHYGVHGYFTKQSWNVVRDYIKNFSKTGDLILDPFGGSGVTAVEALMNSRKAINIDLNPMAVFIVNSLIAPVNLTKFNQAFDFVKSNYIKLEPKTEIEIQKALKKYPQPRPIPLPKGSNVSTADELFTSKQKAQLGLLKHLILKQENLNIRNSLLLAFSSTVTKINRTYHNSSSRDENSGNAAAFAYYRYRIALEEIDLDVMNTFEIKIKKLLSAKKEMQFNIDENTISNAQIIKGTATNLDFIDSESVDYIYTDPPYGKKIPYLDLSAMWNAWLDLEVTEQDYQLEAIEGGEHNKSKEEYNNLISQSIKEMYRVLKFDRWLSFVFAHKDPEFWHLIIETAEKCGFEYIGAVPQKNGQTSFKKRQNPFTVLSGQLIINFRKVRKPRTILRANLGMDIEQIVMQTIEGIIAKNHGATLEQINDELIIKGLELGFLDLLKKEYTDLTPLLLENFDYNENTEKFSIKKNTKFRTYIDIRLRIRYYLLSYLRRMEREKVNPHFDDIILDILPLLKNGITPENQTILSVLEDIAVRVDKDSWQLKNDPQTELFQ; encoded by the coding sequence GTAAGATTATTTGGAAATTTTGATATTAAATCTATTAAAACTAATCCTGACTTTAAAGAAGACAGTGTCAGAGAAGTTATTATACTTCCAATTTTAAAAGAATTAGGTTATTCACAGGACAATATAATTAGAAGCAAGACTTTACAACATCCATATTTAAAAATTGGGAGTAAAAAAAGGCCTATTAATCTTATCCCTGATTATTCATTAAAAGTTGAAAATAATTTTGCATTTGTTTTAGATGCTAAAGCGCCAGATCAAAAAATAATAAATGATGACAATGTAGAACAGGTTTACAGTTATGCATCGCATCCAGAAATAAGAAGCATATATTTTTCTCTTTGTAATGGTTTGGAATTTTCTGTATTCAGAACAACAGATACCGGAAATCCATTGTTACATTTCCAAGTTGAAGATATTGAAGATAATTGGGATAATCTTAAATTACTTTTATCACCTGATAGTTTTCAAATTGGTAAGAGTTTTTCTTATGATTTTGCATTTCCACAAAATAAAGCAAAAAGCGATTTTGATTATAACAAGTGTACTTTACCTAGAGGGATAACTGTAGAAAAACAGAAAGCTAAAAGACATTACGGAGTTCACGGATATTTTACAAAGCAAAGCTGGAATGTCGTAAGAGATTACATAAAAAACTTTAGTAAAACTGGAGATTTGATTTTAGACCCATTCGGAGGTAGTGGAGTTACTGCTGTTGAAGCATTAATGAATAGTAGAAAAGCGATAAATATTGATTTAAACCCAATGGCAGTATTTATTGTAAACTCTTTGATAGCTCCGGTTAACCTAACAAAATTTAATCAAGCATTCGATTTTGTAAAAAGTAATTATATTAAATTAGAACCCAAAACTGAAATAGAAATTCAAAAAGCATTAAAGAAATATCCTCAGCCCCGTCCTATTCCATTGCCTAAAGGCTCGAATGTTTCAACTGCTGATGAACTTTTTACATCAAAACAAAAAGCACAATTAGGGTTATTAAAGCATTTGATTTTGAAGCAAGAAAATTTAAATATTCGTAATTCCCTATTATTAGCATTTTCCAGTACAGTTACAAAAATTAATAGAACTTACCATAATTCAAGTTCACGTGATGAGAACTCCGGAAATGCCGCTGCCTTTGCTTATTACAGATACAGAATAGCTTTAGAGGAAATTGACTTAGATGTAATGAATACATTTGAAATTAAAATTAAAAAATTATTATCAGCTAAAAAGGAAATGCAGTTTAATATTGATGAAAATACCATTTCCAATGCACAAATAATCAAGGGTACAGCCACAAATTTAGATTTTATTGATAGTGAAAGTGTTGATTATATTTATACAGACCCACCTTATGGAAAAAAAATCCCATACTTAGATTTGTCAGCAATGTGGAATGCTTGGCTTGATTTGGAAGTCACCGAACAAGATTATCAGTTAGAAGCTATTGAAGGCGGAGAACACAACAAAAGTAAAGAAGAATATAACAACTTAATCTCTCAAAGTATAAAGGAAATGTACAGAGTTTTGAAATTTGATAGATGGCTTTCATTTGTGTTTGCACATAAAGACCCTGAATTTTGGCATTTAATTATAGAAACTGCAGAAAAATGTGGTTTTGAATATATTGGAGCAGTTCCCCAAAAGAACGGTCAAACAAGTTTTAAAAAGAGACAAAATCCATTTACAGTTTTATCTGGTCAACTAATAATTAATTTTCGAAAAGTAAGGAAACCAAGGACAATATTAAGAGCAAATCTTGGGATGGATATCGAGCAGATTGTAATGCAAACAATTGAAGGTATAATAGCAAAAAATCATGGTGCGACTTTAGAACAAATAAATGATGAGTTGATTATTAAAGGTTTGGAATTAGGATTTCTTGATTTACTTAAAAAAGAATATACTGATTTGACCCCATTACTTTTAGAAAATTTTGATTACAATGAAAATACAGAGAAGTTTTCAATAAAAAAGAATACAAAATTCAGAACATATATTGACATAAGACTCCGTATCCGGTATTATTTATTAAGTTATCTTCGCAGAATGGAAAGAGAAAAAGTCAATCCGCATTTTGACGATATTATCTTAGATATACTACCACTTTTGAAAAATGGTATAACCCCTGAAAATCAAACAATTCTGAGTGTATTAGAAGATATAGCAGTAAGAGTTGATAAAGATTCGTGGCAACTGAAGAATGACCCGCAAACTGAATTGTTTCAATAA
- a CDS encoding flavin reductase family protein, with translation MRQFWNIPSLPVFSLATYSKPISHPTSVNMNICTFVNKVSIVPKRYSVAVYHNTKTLNNLDENPNSVLQLLCENQINLVRTLGKKSGWDYDKSKFLIDRKLLIDWKGLPVLSGAIAYAYLKAIDKMNAGDHTIYLFDVLHFTKSDRKDYLTIHHIY, from the coding sequence ATGAGACAATTCTGGAATATTCCCAGTCTTCCCGTTTTCAGTCTGGCGACTTACTCAAAGCCAATATCTCATCCTACATCAGTTAACATGAACATTTGCACTTTTGTCAACAAAGTAAGTATTGTGCCTAAAAGATATTCAGTTGCTGTTTATCATAATACTAAAACGTTAAATAATTTAGATGAAAATCCAAATTCAGTTCTACAGCTACTTTGCGAGAATCAAATTAATCTTGTTAGAACATTAGGTAAGAAAAGTGGATGGGATTATGATAAAAGTAAATTTCTTATAGACAGAAAACTTCTGATTGACTGGAAAGGTCTGCCAGTATTGAGTGGAGCAATAGCTTATGCATACTTAAAAGCAATTGATAAAATGAATGCAGGAGACCACACTATTTATTTATTTGATGTATTGCACTTTACAAAATCTGACCGTAAGGATTATTTGACAATACACCATATATATTAA
- a CDS encoding YceI family protein, with protein MKKALFIITVLILAYSSSSSAEYHIDKSQKNLVRFISETPVENFDGKTDKIDGYFISESIDKLKGSELYFETQVGTFETGIGLRNRHMREDYLHTEKYPLSHFKGNITNSKMISETEYDVTAKGKLFLHGVTKDITINGKIYKLKDGFKIKSDFVVKLTDYKIKVPKFMFVRISEDIQLQLDFSVKLAE; from the coding sequence ATGAAAAAGGCATTATTTATTATTACAGTGCTAATTTTAGCATACTCGTCCAGCTCTTCAGCCGAATATCATATTGATAAAAGTCAGAAAAATTTAGTCAGATTTATTTCAGAAACTCCGGTCGAAAATTTCGATGGAAAAACTGACAAAATTGACGGCTATTTCATTTCTGAGAGCATTGATAAGCTAAAAGGTTCTGAACTTTATTTTGAAACTCAGGTTGGCACATTTGAAACAGGTATCGGATTGAGAAATCGCCACATGAGAGAGGATTATCTCCATACTGAAAAATATCCTTTATCACATTTTAAAGGTAATATCACAAATTCTAAGATGATTTCTGAAACTGAATATGATGTTACCGCGAAAGGAAAACTTTTCCTGCACGGAGTAACAAAAGATATTACTATAAATGGCAAAATTTACAAACTAAAAGATGGTTTCAAAATCAAATCCGACTTTGTTGTAAAGCTAACGGATTACAAAATCAAAGTACCAAAATTTATGTTTGTTCGTATAAGTGAGGACATTCAACTTCAACTCGATTTTTCAGTTAAATTAGCAGAGTAA
- a CDS encoding DNA polymerase III subunit delta': protein MSWNKIAGHERTKRILQNSIIENRVSHAYCFTGIIGTGKDALAIQYAKTANCHEPVIYENSIDSCDNCHSCKAFDNLSHPNIELIFSLPAGKSNETKGESVYDKMSQEQIDLIREEIENKAKNPYLPIQIPNATQIKISSIREVKSKLSLSSYNGKRRFVIILKADEMNNEAANAFLKTLEEPQDNITIIMITSKPEAMMQTIMSRCQQIIVQPLDDNQIVRKLIFDNGVSEVDARIAARFAQGSYLKALDYVSEENRELRNQVVDILRTSLRKQKFREEMVKKIEDFAKPKDKNQISKSLQMLMFWLNDVNAIKNGASSDAIINTDDTDTIIKFQSAFGKSSIASAINEIEFGISLIYRNVSQNLALISIFLKLRKIFMV, encoded by the coding sequence ATGTCTTGGAATAAAATAGCTGGACACGAAAGAACTAAAAGAATATTGCAAAATTCTATTATAGAAAATAGAGTTAGCCACGCTTATTGCTTCACAGGAATAATAGGTACAGGCAAAGATGCATTGGCAATTCAGTATGCTAAAACGGCTAATTGTCATGAGCCGGTTATTTATGAAAATTCAATAGATTCTTGTGACAATTGTCATAGCTGCAAAGCGTTTGATAATCTCAGTCATCCGAATATTGAACTGATATTTTCTCTCCCTGCAGGCAAATCCAATGAAACAAAAGGTGAATCAGTCTATGATAAAATGTCGCAGGAGCAGATTGACCTGATTCGGGAGGAAATTGAAAATAAAGCTAAAAACCCATATCTTCCGATTCAAATACCTAATGCTACACAAATAAAAATTTCCAGCATAAGAGAGGTAAAAAGTAAACTTTCGCTAAGCTCGTACAATGGGAAAAGGCGGTTTGTGATTATTCTGAAAGCTGACGAAATGAATAACGAAGCGGCTAATGCTTTTCTCAAAACTCTTGAAGAGCCTCAGGATAATATTACTATAATTATGATTACTTCAAAGCCGGAGGCAATGATGCAAACTATTATGTCTCGTTGTCAGCAAATTATTGTTCAGCCACTTGATGATAATCAAATTGTCCGTAAGCTCATTTTCGATAACGGTGTAAGTGAAGTTGATGCCCGAATTGCTGCAAGATTTGCACAAGGTTCATATCTTAAAGCTCTCGATTATGTTTCTGAAGAAAACCGTGAGCTACGCAATCAAGTAGTTGATATTCTTCGTACATCTCTCAGAAAACAGAAGTTTCGGGAAGAAATGGTAAAAAAAATTGAAGATTTTGCAAAACCGAAAGATAAAAATCAAATCAGCAAAAGTCTTCAAATGCTTATGTTTTGGCTTAATGATGTAAATGCTATAAAAAATGGCGCTTCTTCAGATGCAATTATAAATACTGATGATACAGATACAATTATAAAATTTCAAAGTGCGTTTGGCAAAAGTTCGATTGCTTCAGCCATTAACGAAATCGAGTTTGGAATCAGCCTTATTTATAGAAATGTTAGTCAAAATCTCGCATTAATTTCAATTTTTCTTAAATTACGCAAAATTTTTATGGTATAA
- a CDS encoding dehydrogenase E1 component subunit alpha/beta, whose protein sequence is MKALKNMMQARHTDEKHLTLVKQGKSFFHIGCSGHEATQTAVAFAMESGKDWGWTYYRDMAFAFGMGFSLQDYFLLALGKEEDPATGGRQMPGHYGHPKYNLPTQSSPTGTQFLNAVGCSMASSKNGADEVTYVSSGEGTTSQGEFYEAVNWATKDRLPTLFHIQDNGYAISVPRADQSMGSSVVHSFCCYPNLYMKEYDGTDYFESVKAARDAVKYIRDGRGPALLHAVVERLLPHSSSDDHRKYRSEEELANAAAKKDCIKILANYLIEHEIATQEEIDNLSIQVKQEINDAVEWAETRPDPKAENSLKTLYAEDSTRDLPYAQTEPTEGNPIVLVDAVNHALAEELKRNDKMLIFGEDIADPKGGVFTATRGLSNEFGSNRVFNSPLAEASIVGVALGLAVRGYKPVIEIQFGDYIWPAFMQYKNEIATMRYRSNDGFKAPVVTRVAVGGYIHGGLCHSQNIEGIFSHIPGILIAYPSNAADAKGLLKTACRIEDPVIFCEHKGMYRLPFARTIEPDENYLIPFGKAKIVKDGADGVIITYGMGVKDSINAVKKYEKETGKSIRIVDLRTINPWDKDLVLESVKKTGRVLIVHEDTLTNGFGAEVSATISQHAFSWLDAPVMRLAAKDSHIPYAPVYEEDVLPNEHKVYDNLMELMKF, encoded by the coding sequence ATGAAAGCCCTCAAAAATATGATGCAGGCAAGGCATACCGATGAGAAGCATCTTACTCTTGTCAAGCAAGGCAAATCATTTTTTCATATTGGTTGTTCAGGTCATGAAGCAACTCAAACTGCAGTTGCTTTCGCAATGGAATCAGGCAAAGACTGGGGTTGGACTTACTATCGCGATATGGCTTTTGCTTTTGGAATGGGTTTCAGTTTGCAGGATTATTTCCTGCTTGCTTTAGGCAAAGAAGAAGACCCTGCTACGGGCGGCAGACAGATGCCAGGTCACTACGGACATCCGAAGTATAATCTGCCTACTCAGTCATCACCTACGGGTACACAATTCCTGAATGCTGTCGGTTGCTCAATGGCATCAAGCAAGAATGGAGCAGATGAAGTTACTTATGTATCTTCAGGTGAAGGTACTACAAGTCAGGGCGAATTTTATGAAGCTGTAAACTGGGCTACGAAAGACCGCCTGCCAACTCTATTCCATATTCAGGATAATGGCTATGCTATCTCTGTGCCACGTGCAGACCAGTCTATGGGCTCATCTGTAGTCCACTCTTTCTGCTGCTACCCAAATTTATATATGAAAGAATACGACGGTACTGATTATTTTGAATCTGTCAAAGCCGCACGCGATGCCGTGAAATATATTCGCGACGGACGCGGTCCGGCACTTCTTCACGCTGTCGTGGAAAGACTTCTGCCTCACTCATCATCTGATGACCATAGAAAATACCGCTCAGAAGAAGAGCTTGCTAATGCAGCGGCAAAGAAGGACTGCATTAAGATACTCGCAAATTATTTGATTGAACATGAAATTGCAACCCAAGAAGAAATTGACAATTTATCAATTCAAGTTAAACAAGAAATTAACGATGCTGTCGAATGGGCTGAAACTCGTCCTGACCCGAAAGCAGAAAATTCTCTAAAAACTTTATACGCAGAAGACAGTACACGCGACCTGCCGTATGCTCAGACAGAGCCGACAGAAGGTAATCCAATCGTTCTTGTGGATGCAGTAAATCACGCTCTTGCCGAAGAATTAAAACGTAATGACAAAATGTTGATTTTTGGTGAAGATATTGCTGACCCTAAAGGGGGAGTTTTCACCGCTACCCGCGGTTTATCTAATGAATTTGGTTCAAATCGTGTTTTCAATTCACCGCTTGCTGAGGCTTCTATCGTTGGTGTAGCTCTCGGACTTGCTGTTCGTGGATATAAACCGGTAATCGAAATTCAGTTCGGTGACTATATCTGGCCCGCTTTTATGCAGTACAAAAATGAAATTGCTACTATGCGTTATCGCTCTAACGACGGATTTAAAGCTCCGGTTGTTACGCGTGTTGCAGTTGGTGGATATATTCACGGTGGACTTTGCCACTCTCAGAATATCGAGGGTATTTTCTCGCATATACCGGGTATTTTAATTGCATATCCAAGTAATGCCGCCGATGCCAAAGGTTTGCTCAAAACTGCCTGCCGCATTGAAGACCCTGTGATTTTCTGTGAGCATAAGGGAATGTATCGCCTGCCTTTCGCACGTACTATTGAGCCCGATGAAAATTATCTGATTCCATTCGGTAAGGCAAAAATCGTAAAAGACGGCGCTGATGGTGTAATCATCACTTATGGTATGGGTGTCAAAGATTCAATCAATGCAGTGAAAAAATACGAAAAAGAAACCGGTAAATCTATCCGAATAGTTGACTTACGTACTATCAACCCATGGGATAAGGATTTAGTTCTTGAATCGGTAAAGAAGACGGGCAGAGTTTTGATTGTTCACGAAGATACGCTGACTAACGGTTTCGGTGCTGAGGTTTCAGCTACTATTTCACAGCATGCATTCTCTTGGCTTGATGCACCTGTTATGCGTCTTGCCGCTAAGGACAGCCATATTCCGTATGCTCCTGTGTATGAAGAAGACGTACTGCCAAACGAGCACAAAGTATATGACAATCTGATGGAATTAATGAAATTCTGA
- the efp gene encoding elongation factor P → MGTTADLRPGAFIRFNGELCQVLESQHRTPGNLRAFYQVKMRNTRSGKLLENRFRSGESIEFVRVDKKSFQFLYRDGNALHFMDQETYDQIPVNDDVVGDAIKFLKENQEVAINFEGELVLGLEMPPTVNLRVTHTEPGVKGDTATNVVKPATVETGAQVNVPLFVNEGDLIRIDTSSGAYMDRVKE, encoded by the coding sequence ATGGGAACTACAGCCGATCTTAGACCGGGTGCATTCATCAGATTCAACGGCGAGCTCTGCCAAGTACTTGAATCACAGCATCGCACACCCGGCAACTTAAGAGCATTTTATCAAGTAAAGATGCGCAATACAAGAAGTGGCAAATTACTTGAAAATAGATTCCGTTCAGGTGAATCAATCGAATTTGTTCGTGTTGACAAGAAATCTTTTCAGTTTCTTTACCGAGATGGAAATGCACTCCACTTCATGGACCAGGAAACTTATGACCAAATACCTGTAAATGATGATGTTGTTGGTGATGCAATCAAATTTTTGAAAGAAAATCAAGAGGTTGCAATAAATTTCGAAGGTGAATTAGTACTTGGATTAGAAATGCCTCCAACCGTAAATCTTAGAGTTACTCATACCGAACCGGGAGTCAAAGGCGATACAGCAACAAATGTTGTTAAACCTGCAACTGTTGAAACAGGGGCTCAAGTAAATGTGCCGTTATTTGTTAATGAAGGCGATTTAATCAGAATTGATACTTCATCAGGCGCCTATATGGATCGAGTTAAAGAATAA
- the bamD gene encoding outer membrane protein assembly factor BamD, translated as MRSIVITIKIVITATFVFAIISCGGMKTPENLNAEQVFNDGVKLFENGDYLEAKQYFDIIKLQYPASQYADNAQYYLAEINYKRSEYILAAFNYSMLRRVYPGSPYSKESLYKNALCYFQLSPSYDRDQEYTTKAIESFMEFQYLYPDDSLNIESGKRIAELRDKLAYREFFTAELYRKMESPRASVIYYDAVINNFSDSKYYEDSYIGKIEALYFMKRYDQAVSIIRAYSTQFPNGKATSRNNQIVKEINDLKSK; from the coding sequence ATGCGAAGTATTGTAATTACGATAAAAATTGTCATAACTGCAACGTTTGTTTTTGCAATAATTTCCTGCGGTGGAATGAAAACACCGGAAAATCTAAATGCAGAACAAGTATTTAATGATGGTGTGAAATTATTTGAGAATGGTGACTATCTCGAAGCAAAACAGTATTTTGATATAATTAAGTTGCAGTATCCTGCAAGCCAGTATGCCGACAATGCCCAATATTATTTAGCTGAAATAAACTACAAAAGAAGCGAGTATATTTTAGCGGCATTTAATTACAGCATGCTTCGCAGAGTGTATCCAGGTAGCCCTTACAGTAAAGAAAGTTTGTACAAAAACGCTCTTTGTTATTTTCAGTTATCTCCTTCCTATGACCGCGATCAGGAATATACTACAAAGGCAATTGAATCATTTATGGAATTTCAGTATCTTTATCCTGATGATTCACTGAATATTGAGTCAGGTAAAAGAATAGCTGAATTACGAGACAAACTTGCCTACCGTGAGTTCTTCACTGCTGAATTGTATCGTAAAATGGAAAGCCCGAGAGCATCAGTAATTTACTACGATGCAGTCATCAATAACTTCAGCGATTCCAAATATTACGAAGATTCATATATTGGCAAAATCGAAGCACTTTATTTTATGAAACGGTACGACCAAGCTGTAAGCATTATCAGAGCATACAGCACCCAGTTTCCAAATGGGAAAGCAACAAGCCGTAATAATCAGATAGTTAAAGAAATTAATGATTTGAAGAGTAAATAG